The following DNA comes from Mycobacteroides immunogenum.
GGCCGTCGTAGCCGCTGAAGTTCGAGATGTCCGCGACATCGAAGGTGACGTTGGTCAGCCCACGATCGGCGGCATACCCCTTGGCCAGCTGAATCGCGGTGGGCGCGGCATCCAGACCCACCGCCGCATGGCCGCGCTCGGCCAAATACAGGGCCGTGGCAGCCTCCCCGCATCCGGCGTCAAGCACATCACCATGCACCTTGCCCTGCTCGATGAGTGTCAGGATTTCGGGCTGCGGCTGCCCGATGCTCCACGGCGGCCGAGCGCTGAGCTGCTCGGGTGCCTCACCGCGATAGGAGGATTCGAACATATCTTGCAAGTTCTCGGTCATGCTTTCACGGTGCCAGGAATACCCACACATGTCAATGACGTTGACATGTTTGACACCAGCCAATCCAATGAATCGAGACCACGATGAGCGAACCATCAGGCACCGAGCAGTCATTCAACGAGGCCAACATCGCCGAGTTCCGCGCCAATGACGGCAAGGTGGGCGGCCAGTTCGAGGGATTTCCGCTGATATTGCTGACCAGCACCGGGGCAAAATCCGGCGCCGAACGTGTTAATCCATTGGCCTACTTCGATATCGACGGCAAGGCCTATATCGTCGGATCGTCCGCGGGCCGGCCGAAGAACCCGGCCTGGGTCGCCAATCTGCGCGCCAACCCACACGTCGAGGTGGAGATCGGCTCCCGGCCCAAGACGCACGCGACCGCGGTGGAACTCCCCCGCGCCGAACGTGACCGCATCTTCGAGATCGTCAAGCAGCGCGCACCGGGATTCGCCGAGTACGAGACACTGACCGACCGGGTAATCCCGGTGTTCGAGATCCAGCTCGGCTGAATTAATCCGTCGAACTGGATGCCGAGCTGCCGCGGATGTGCGGCGTCACCAGCATGAGTTGACCGAGAACCCCGTTCACAAAGGCCGGTGATTCATCGGTGGAGAGCTGCTTGGCCAACTCGACCGCCTCGTCGACGGCCACCACTTCGGGCACGTCCTCGGCGTGCAGCAGCTCCCACACCGCGACCCGCATGATCGCGCGGTCCACCGCGGGCAACCGGGCCAATGTCCAGCCCTGCAGATGCGATGAGATCAGCTCGTCGATATGCGCGGCATGTTCGGTGACGCCGTGTGCGACGGTCACCGTGTACGGGTTCAACGGCTCGACATCCGGCGTGGCGGACGCCAGCGCACGACGCTCGTCGGCCACCGCGGCCGCCGTGGTCTCGCGGGCCTCGGCCTCGAACAGCAGATCCACGGCCCGCTTGCGGGCCTTGCGGCGACCTCCCTTGCCGGACGCCCGCCCGGCTGGGCCGGTTTCAGCCATTCACACGGCCGAGGTAGCTGGCGTCGCGCGTGTCGACCTTCAACCGGTCACCGGTGTTGATGAACAGCGGCACCTGGATCTCGGCGCCGGTCTCCATGGTCGCGGGCTTGGTGCCGGCACTGGAGCGGTCGCCTTGCAGACCCGGCTCGGTGTGGGTGACCACCAGCTCAACCGAGACCGGCAGCTCGATGTACAGCGCGGCGCCCTCGTTGAACGCGACCTGCACGGTCATGCTCTCCAACAGGAAGCGGTGGGCATCGCCGACGAGCTCCGGCGACAAGTGATGCTGCTCGTAGTCCTGGCTGTCC
Coding sequences within:
- the nusB gene encoding transcription antitermination factor NusB, yielding MAETGPAGRASGKGGRRKARKRAVDLLFEAEARETTAAAVADERRALASATPDVEPLNPYTVTVAHGVTEHAAHIDELISSHLQGWTLARLPAVDRAIMRVAVWELLHAEDVPEVVAVDEAVELAKQLSTDESPAFVNGVLGQLMLVTPHIRGSSASSSTD
- the efp gene encoding elongation factor P — protein: MASTADFKNGLVLNIEGQLWQITEFQHVKPGKGPAFVRTKLKNVLSGKVVDKTFNAGVKVETATVDRRDTTYLYRDGDSFVFMDSQDYEQHHLSPELVGDAHRFLLESMTVQVAFNEGAALYIELPVSVELVVTHTEPGLQGDRSSAGTKPATMETGAEIQVPLFINTGDRLKVDTRDASYLGRVNG
- a CDS encoding nitroreductase family deazaflavin-dependent oxidoreductase, whose translation is MSEPSGTEQSFNEANIAEFRANDGKVGGQFEGFPLILLTSTGAKSGAERVNPLAYFDIDGKAYIVGSSAGRPKNPAWVANLRANPHVEVEIGSRPKTHATAVELPRAERDRIFEIVKQRAPGFAEYETLTDRVIPVFEIQLG